Proteins encoded by one window of Chondrinema litorale:
- a CDS encoding PAS domain S-box protein: MSQKKLSAVESEKLMSNFSHSENLLFECLASQIEDAVVLISVNMTNQSYKIVFLNDAFQKLTGYTIHQVEGKCLPFLKGLKTDANSFKELDQAIINLEKCEITTVFYHKNKDEFYCKTKVKPINLNDSDNQKLLLLTFRDVTEIIYKEFHQKLFLQLSNALNGKEPLKKVLKNTLSIINKIGGFQHSEYWLINDDRTEINFYTQLTETNSSKLIYLDEFNKTSLKKGIGIPGLIWLENKTIFCNDKISLGKYIKNTNEHEAIFTLPIIDSGTNQVTGALILATNQPIRTRRFYDLLFYNYSTFLGTRIQRNSIESELYEIYNNVEEIICITGFDGYFKRINSAATAILEYSREELLEIPFIDLIHPDDIESTQQEMIKLNRGAKTYYFENRYISKSGKTIWLSWTSIPILQNEHLFCVARDITEKKKLNKLLDEVLLLTHIGTWEYNLKLGEVYWSNMVRKIHELPFDYEVNVQSITQFYQEGEAYEQVLGYLQESMKAETSWNIEAKIITFVGNEKWIKIIGKSEFIDGVCVRLSGSIQDINERKIAEIDKLEAYKNRAFILENIDEGFIMLDHDWRITFWNNKAEELAGIKKGELINAYFWDQFDENAKKDIFNIYNDAVANLQAKHFEYCLQETNKWYEVSAYPYENGLAIFFKEITERKSYEDRLKISNERFENIADATNDAIWDWDLAANTVYWGKGFKNLFGYNFHNTTTSFEEWIKYIHPEDITQIVTEVEELLEDSALKLFNQEYRYLKSDGNYAYVRDRGMVIRNVNGKAIRMVGAMTDITHHKEYEASLKKLNNELKQQALELTRSNEELEQFAYIASHDLQEPLRMITSFLSQLERKYKNVLDEKGLKYIDFAVDGGKRMRRIILDLLDYSRVGRTEDELEDIDLNDLLDDVKSLFRKSINESSTQINYSKLPTLKSYRSPLTLLFQNLISNAIKYHREDTRPVINISSTKTKAGWEFAVEDNGLGISKEYFDKIFQIFQRLHNREEYSGTGIGLSIVKKIVESLGGRIWLESEEGKGTTFYFTLIQDN; this comes from the coding sequence ATGAGTCAAAAAAAACTTTCTGCTGTAGAATCGGAAAAATTGATGTCAAATTTTTCTCATTCCGAAAACTTACTTTTTGAATGCCTTGCTTCTCAAATCGAAGATGCTGTTGTTCTTATTTCTGTTAACATGACGAATCAGTCTTATAAGATTGTTTTCTTAAATGATGCATTTCAAAAATTAACAGGATATACAATTCATCAAGTGGAAGGTAAATGTTTACCGTTTTTAAAAGGATTAAAGACTGATGCCAATAGTTTTAAAGAGCTAGATCAAGCAATTATTAATCTTGAAAAATGTGAAATTACAACAGTCTTTTATCATAAAAACAAAGATGAGTTTTATTGTAAAACTAAAGTTAAGCCCATCAACTTAAATGATTCTGATAACCAAAAGTTATTGCTTCTTACCTTTCGAGATGTTACGGAAATAATATATAAAGAATTTCACCAAAAACTATTTTTACAGTTATCTAATGCACTTAATGGTAAAGAGCCATTAAAAAAAGTGCTCAAAAATACATTATCTATTATTAATAAAATTGGAGGGTTTCAACATTCTGAATACTGGCTTATTAATGATGATAGAACCGAAATAAATTTCTATACACAGCTAACAGAAACTAATAGTAGCAAATTAATATATCTTGATGAATTTAATAAAACGAGTTTAAAAAAAGGAATAGGTATTCCTGGACTAATATGGCTAGAGAATAAAACTATATTCTGTAACGATAAAATTTCGCTCGGAAAATATATAAAGAATACGAATGAACACGAAGCTATTTTTACTTTACCTATAATAGATTCTGGTACAAACCAAGTAACTGGAGCTTTAATTTTAGCCACTAACCAACCCATAAGAACACGCCGCTTTTACGATCTACTTTTCTATAATTATAGTACTTTTCTGGGTACACGAATTCAAAGAAACAGTATAGAATCTGAACTGTATGAAATATATAATAATGTTGAAGAAATAATTTGTATCACTGGTTTCGATGGCTATTTTAAAAGAATAAACTCAGCAGCAACTGCTATTTTAGAATACAGTAGAGAAGAGTTACTCGAAATTCCATTTATTGACTTAATACATCCTGACGATATAGAAAGCACTCAGCAAGAAATGATAAAGCTAAATAGAGGAGCTAAAACTTACTATTTCGAAAACAGGTACATATCAAAATCTGGAAAAACGATCTGGCTTTCGTGGACATCGATACCTATTTTGCAAAACGAACATTTGTTTTGTGTAGCTAGAGATATTACCGAAAAGAAAAAGCTCAATAAATTATTAGATGAAGTTCTTCTTCTTACACACATAGGCACTTGGGAGTATAACCTTAAATTAGGCGAAGTTTATTGGTCTAATATGGTTCGTAAGATTCATGAATTGCCTTTCGATTACGAGGTTAATGTACAATCTATCACTCAGTTTTATCAAGAAGGAGAAGCATACGAACAAGTTTTAGGATATCTGCAAGAGTCTATGAAAGCTGAGACTTCATGGAACATAGAAGCAAAAATTATCACTTTTGTAGGTAACGAAAAATGGATTAAAATAATAGGTAAATCTGAGTTTATAGATGGTGTTTGTGTGCGACTCTCTGGAAGTATTCAAGATATTAATGAAAGAAAAATTGCTGAAATTGATAAACTTGAAGCATATAAAAACAGGGCTTTTATTTTAGAAAATATAGACGAAGGCTTTATAATGCTCGATCATGATTGGCGAATTACTTTTTGGAATAATAAAGCTGAGGAACTGGCTGGCATTAAAAAAGGAGAATTAATTAATGCCTATTTTTGGGATCAGTTCGATGAAAATGCAAAAAAAGATATTTTTAACATATATAATGATGCAGTTGCTAATCTACAAGCAAAGCATTTTGAATACTGTCTACAAGAAACAAATAAATGGTACGAAGTAAGTGCCTATCCATATGAGAATGGTTTAGCCATCTTTTTTAAAGAAATAACCGAAAGAAAATCTTACGAAGACAGGTTAAAAATTAGTAATGAACGATTCGAAAACATTGCTGATGCTACTAATGATGCTATCTGGGATTGGGATTTGGCTGCAAATACTGTTTACTGGGGTAAAGGATTTAAAAACCTATTCGGATATAATTTCCATAATACAACCACTTCATTTGAAGAATGGATTAAATATATACATCCCGAAGATATTACTCAAATAGTAACAGAGGTGGAAGAACTTTTAGAAGATTCTGCACTTAAACTGTTTAATCAGGAATATCGCTATTTGAAATCTGATGGCAACTATGCTTATGTTAGAGATCGTGGTATGGTAATTAGAAATGTTAATGGTAAAGCAATTAGAATGGTTGGTGCGATGACGGATATTACACATCATAAAGAATACGAAGCATCACTAAAAAAACTCAATAACGAGCTTAAACAACAAGCTCTAGAACTCACTCGCTCAAACGAAGAACTCGAGCAATTTGCCTATATCGCTTCGCACGATTTGCAAGAACCTCTACGAATGATTACTAGCTTTCTTAGCCAACTAGAAAGAAAGTATAAAAATGTATTAGATGAAAAAGGACTAAAATACATTGATTTTGCTGTAGATGGAGGCAAACGCATGCGGCGAATTATTCTAGATTTATTGGATTACTCCCGAGTAGGTAGAACAGAAGACGAACTAGAAGATATTGATCTTAATGATTTATTAGATGATGTAAAATCACTTTTTAGGAAAAGTATTAATGAAAGTAGCACTCAAATAAATTATAGTAAATTACCTACTTTAAAAAGTTACAGGTCTCCATTAACCTTGCTTTTCCAAAATCTAATTAGCAATGCTATTAAATATCATCGAGAAGATACTCGCCCAGTTATTAATATTAGCAGTACAAAAACCAAAGCTGGTTGGGAGTTCGCTGTAGAAGACAATGGATTGGGAATATCTAAAGAGTATTTTGACAAAATCTTCCAGATATTTCAGCGATTACACAACAGAGAAGAATACTCCGGAACAGGTATCGGTTTATCTATTGTAAAAAAGATTGTAGAAAGTTTAGGTGGAAGAATCTGGTTAGAATCAGAAGAAGGAAAAGGCACTACTTTTTACTTTACATTAATTCAAGATAATTAA
- a CDS encoding RagB/SusD family nutrient uptake outer membrane protein: protein MKFKYNRSLLYTLTTTVLLMFTQCTDLEEEVLDEVLGGESANIESTLAAAYDRLGDGTFVNNTDVLALQEYTTDVALLPTRGSDWGDGGKHREMHEFTWTPSSSNVASSWDKLTNGITRSLTAVKTISESDDAQRDMYLAEAKVLLDFYIYTTLDLYAQAPYRDPLVEDAPLEIRTAPEAIDELIEEVESLLPDLSAFGQNSTHTGRFTREAAYAFLAEMYLNRAVLKDRYNASSAFDFTETSVDGTSTDMDKVIEYTTKIIDSGAFQLESNYFHNFDIDNSGASEHIFAVVQKVDYIRNGDNDLGYVHQARNQRPSPNTRGTNASCTTPEFFATWDNNREDPRFSRKYQYSDGTWFMNDGTTGSVPAEDFVPNSDNDVWFHFNRGLLHGQQYGPKLGEDGDFIMTTDGRIEVFQLYMEKSAETPMDFTPELDFDNPYETIFAQNQINRGVRIFKFEHDPENGNGSSNVDIPIYRLGGIYTMRAEAYFRKGETTSALNDINALRISRTREELYGSVAGTPINSLDETTLYNEIGFELYWELKDRPKAIRFGRYDEAYTGKAATDPLRRVFPIPQSAIDVTEELTQNYGYDQ from the coding sequence ATGAAATTTAAATATAACAGAAGCCTACTTTACACACTTACCACTACGGTACTTCTTATGTTTACACAATGTACCGATTTGGAAGAAGAAGTACTCGACGAAGTACTTGGAGGTGAATCAGCTAATATTGAGAGTACTCTTGCTGCAGCTTACGATCGTTTGGGTGATGGTACTTTTGTAAACAATACCGATGTACTTGCTTTACAAGAATATACAACTGATGTTGCTTTGTTACCTACTCGTGGTAGCGACTGGGGAGATGGTGGAAAACACAGAGAAATGCACGAATTTACTTGGACACCATCAAGCTCAAACGTAGCTTCAAGCTGGGATAAATTGACAAATGGAATTACTAGATCATTAACTGCGGTAAAAACAATTAGCGAAAGTGATGATGCGCAAAGAGACATGTATTTAGCAGAAGCTAAAGTGTTATTAGATTTTTATATCTACACTACATTAGATTTATATGCACAAGCTCCTTACCGTGATCCATTGGTAGAAGATGCTCCTTTAGAAATAAGAACGGCTCCAGAAGCTATTGATGAGTTAATCGAAGAAGTAGAATCTTTACTACCAGACTTATCAGCCTTTGGCCAAAACTCTACACATACTGGTAGATTTACAAGAGAAGCTGCTTATGCATTTTTAGCTGAGATGTACTTAAATCGTGCAGTTTTAAAAGACAGATACAATGCTTCATCGGCTTTCGATTTTACAGAAACTTCTGTAGATGGTACATCTACTGATATGGATAAAGTAATTGAGTACACTACAAAAATTATCGATAGTGGTGCATTTCAATTAGAGAGCAATTATTTCCATAACTTTGATATCGATAATTCAGGTGCTTCTGAGCATATCTTTGCGGTTGTTCAAAAAGTAGATTACATCCGTAATGGCGATAACGATTTAGGTTATGTACACCAGGCAAGAAACCAACGTCCATCTCCAAATACGCGTGGTACTAATGCTTCTTGTACTACACCAGAGTTTTTTGCTACTTGGGATAACAACCGAGAAGACCCAAGATTCAGCAGAAAATATCAATATTCTGATGGCACATGGTTTATGAATGATGGAACAACCGGAAGTGTACCTGCCGAAGATTTTGTGCCAAATTCAGATAACGATGTATGGTTCCACTTTAACAGAGGTTTATTACATGGCCAACAGTATGGACCAAAATTGGGTGAAGATGGTGATTTTATTATGACAACTGACGGAAGAATTGAGGTTTTCCAATTATACATGGAGAAAAGTGCAGAAACTCCAATGGATTTCACTCCAGAACTCGATTTTGATAATCCTTACGAAACTATTTTTGCTCAGAACCAAATAAATAGAGGTGTACGTATTTTCAAATTTGAACACGATCCTGAAAATGGAAATGGTTCAAGTAATGTAGATATTCCGATTTACAGATTAGGTGGTATCTACACCATGCGTGCTGAAGCTTACTTCCGTAAAGGTGAAACTACTTCTGCATTAAACGACATCAACGCATTGAGAATTAGCCGTACTCGTGAAGAGCTTTATGGCAGTGTTGCAGGAACACCAATTAACTCTTTAGATGAAACTACCTTATATAATGAGATCGGGTTCGAATTATACTGGGAGTTAAAAGACCGTCCAAAGGCAATTCGTTTTGGTAGATATGATGAAGCCTACACTGGTAAAGCTGCAACTGACCCATTACGTAGAGTATTTCCTATTCCTCAATCAGCGATTGATGTAACAGAAGAGCTTACTCAAAATTACGGTTACGATCAATAA
- a CDS encoding SusC/RagA family TonB-linked outer membrane protein, which yields MKKSLIKLLMRASKQLFYVFLAQILCLNLLFAAPTSGQSVKDIYISVTANRVTLLQLFNQIENKTSFTFMYDEKVLGNTESFSIYDDSISVADLLLHIAEKTGLRFKQINENIFVTRKETKVAEPIENFLEITITGKVIDAETGEPLIGASVVVKNTRVGGITDVNGKFSLNIPDNAEALVVSYVGYEAKEVAIGNQTSFEITLATDVSDLDEIVIIGYGDQTKADVTGSVTQITEKEFRQGINTSPDNLLQGKVAGVRVVPTSGEPGAGINVTIRGVGSIRNGSTPLFVVDGVPLSNEDASPTGSDVGFGSSAAKNPLNFLNTSDIESINVLKDASATAIYGARGSNGVVIITTKKGSKGKATLGLDSYVGFSNLSNKLDVLSADEYREALGTNTDYDHGGSTDWQDVIFRNAVTYNNALSFSKQTDSGNYYVSLSNMDQEGIVENSKLERITGRINATETFLDDERLKVDLHLTASETKDFAVPTSDDGGSNGQLIVHTLMANPTQNVFDANGDYTNFNLNAHYNPAYLLDIYEDQTRTLRVLGNIQTSFRIFDGLEYRFNAGLDRSIAERNITIYPNITDLNQTGMYVQNNIESKSSLIEHYLTYNADFGSHDITVLGGFSYQKFENSGTSFSTTNLADKEDGVSPMNNPGFAGTQNGLPSGSAQVNELQSYFGRVNYSFAGKYLLTASMRADGSTRFGENNKYGYFPSFAAGWNISEENFLAGTTSWLDDLKLRGSWGQTGNQEVQNKITQASYSLTGADGYYLYDDLSLVNGLSVSRTPNPDLKWEVSTQFDFGIDFSLWSGKLYGTVDYFSKTTTDAILNVTAETLSPTTNVWINMDGEIVNKGIEFMIGSQLVQTEKFSWSADFNGATLDNEIKNLPVTAIYSGSISGPGQSGVLANIYTNGYAAGSFYLLEHDGYDENGYDVLKDNNGDGAITSDDRVIIEGAIPTFSYGLNTNLNYGAFDLSLSFIGQAGGYLVNNTNLNALNINNLSSDRNVATAYYEDGANSANSPQLSTLYLEKSDFFRLNSARLGYTINTSKVNWLSSANVYVTGQNLFTITKYTGFDPLVNSPKSSGGNQSLGIDYPRYPTARTIILGVSLKI from the coding sequence ATGAAGAAAAGTTTAATAAAACTTTTGATGCGAGCATCAAAACAGCTATTCTATGTCTTTCTCGCACAGATTCTATGTTTAAATCTGTTGTTTGCGGCGCCAACTTCTGGGCAAAGTGTAAAAGATATTTATATCTCAGTTACTGCTAATCGTGTAACACTTTTGCAGTTATTCAATCAAATAGAAAACAAGACTTCTTTCACATTTATGTATGATGAAAAAGTTTTGGGTAATACAGAATCGTTCTCTATTTACGATGATAGCATCAGTGTAGCAGATTTGCTATTACACATTGCAGAAAAAACTGGTTTGCGCTTTAAGCAAATTAATGAAAACATATTTGTTACTCGCAAAGAAACTAAGGTTGCAGAACCAATAGAAAACTTCTTAGAGATTACTATTACTGGTAAAGTAATAGATGCTGAAACTGGAGAGCCACTAATTGGAGCCAGCGTAGTGGTAAAAAATACAAGAGTTGGTGGCATTACAGATGTAAATGGTAAATTTTCTTTAAACATTCCCGATAATGCTGAAGCGCTTGTAGTTAGCTATGTAGGTTATGAGGCTAAAGAAGTAGCAATTGGCAACCAAACCAGTTTCGAAATTACATTGGCTACAGATGTATCTGATTTAGATGAAATTGTAATTATCGGATATGGTGACCAAACAAAAGCAGATGTTACAGGTTCGGTTACTCAGATTACCGAAAAGGAATTCCGTCAGGGTATTAACACTTCGCCAGATAACTTATTACAAGGTAAAGTAGCAGGTGTGAGAGTAGTGCCAACGAGTGGTGAGCCAGGTGCAGGAATTAATGTAACCATTCGTGGTGTAGGTTCTATTCGTAATGGTAGTACTCCACTTTTCGTGGTAGATGGCGTGCCTTTATCAAACGAAGATGCTAGCCCTACTGGTAGCGATGTTGGCTTCGGTTCTTCTGCTGCTAAAAACCCATTAAACTTTTTAAATACCAGCGATATTGAGTCTATCAACGTATTAAAAGATGCTTCTGCAACAGCTATTTATGGAGCAAGAGGTTCTAATGGTGTGGTAATTATTACCACCAAAAAAGGGTCGAAAGGAAAAGCTACTTTAGGTTTAGATAGTTATGTTGGTTTCTCTAATCTTTCTAATAAACTAGATGTATTAAGTGCAGATGAATACAGAGAAGCTCTAGGTACAAATACAGATTACGATCACGGTGGAAGTACAGATTGGCAAGATGTAATTTTTAGAAATGCAGTAACATATAACAATGCGTTGTCATTCTCAAAACAGACTGATTCTGGTAATTACTATGTTTCATTGTCTAATATGGATCAAGAAGGTATCGTAGAGAATAGTAAATTAGAGCGTATTACTGGTCGAATAAATGCTACAGAAACTTTTCTTGACGATGAGAGACTAAAAGTAGATTTACATTTAACAGCAAGTGAAACTAAAGATTTTGCTGTTCCAACTAGCGATGACGGTGGATCGAACGGTCAGTTAATTGTTCATACATTAATGGCTAACCCAACACAAAATGTATTTGATGCAAACGGTGACTATACTAACTTCAATTTAAATGCACATTATAACCCTGCTTACTTACTAGATATCTACGAAGATCAAACTCGTACTTTAAGAGTTTTGGGTAACATCCAAACTTCTTTCCGTATCTTCGATGGTTTAGAATATAGGTTTAATGCCGGTTTAGATAGATCAATTGCTGAAAGAAACATTACGATTTATCCGAACATTACCGACCTGAACCAAACAGGTATGTATGTGCAAAATAACATTGAGTCTAAAAGTTCATTAATCGAACACTACCTTACTTACAATGCAGATTTTGGCTCACACGATATCACAGTTTTAGGTGGTTTCTCTTATCAGAAATTTGAAAACTCAGGTACATCTTTTTCAACTACCAATTTAGCAGATAAAGAAGATGGAGTTTCTCCAATGAATAACCCGGGCTTTGCAGGAACACAAAATGGCTTACCATCTGGTTCTGCTCAAGTAAATGAGTTACAGTCTTACTTCGGTCGTGTAAACTATTCTTTCGCAGGAAAATATCTTTTAACAGCATCAATGAGAGCTGATGGTTCAACACGTTTTGGTGAAAACAACAAGTATGGTTACTTCCCATCTTTTGCTGCAGGTTGGAATATTTCAGAAGAGAATTTCTTAGCGGGAACAACTAGTTGGTTAGACGATTTGAAATTGCGTGGTAGTTGGGGACAAACTGGTAACCAAGAAGTACAAAACAAAATTACTCAGGCTAGTTATTCATTAACCGGAGCAGATGGTTACTATTTGTACGACGACTTGTCTTTAGTAAATGGTTTATCAGTTTCTAGAACTCCAAACCCAGATTTAAAATGGGAGGTTTCTACTCAGTTTGATTTTGGTATAGATTTCAGTTTGTGGAGCGGTAAACTTTACGGTACAGTAGATTATTTCAGCAAAACTACTACAGATGCCATCTTAAATGTAACAGCAGAAACTTTGAGCCCAACCACCAACGTGTGGATTAACATGGATGGAGAAATTGTAAACAAAGGTATCGAGTTTATGATTGGTTCTCAACTAGTACAAACAGAGAAATTCTCTTGGTCTGCCGATTTTAATGGAGCTACGTTAGACAACGAAATTAAAAACCTTCCAGTAACTGCGATTTACTCAGGCTCAATTTCTGGTCCTGGTCAGTCTGGTGTGTTGGCTAACATTTATACAAATGGATATGCGGCAGGTTCTTTCTACTTGTTAGAGCATGATGGTTATGATGAAAATGGTTATGATGTATTGAAAGACAACAATGGTGATGGAGCAATTACTAGTGATGATAGAGTAATTATTGAAGGTGCAATTCCTACATTCTCTTATGGTTTAAATACAAACTTAAACTACGGAGCATTCGATTTATCACTTTCTTTCATTGGCCAAGCAGGTGGTTATTTGGTTAACAACACTAACCTAAATGCTTTAAACATCAACAACCTAAGCTCAGACAGAAACGTGGCTACTGCTTATTACGAAGATGGTGCAAATTCAGCTAACTCTCCTCAGTTATCTACTTTGTATCTTGAGAAATCAGATTTTTTCAGATTAAACTCTGCGAGATTAGGTTACACCATCAATACTTCTAAAGTGAATTGGTTGAGTAGTGCTAATGTATATGTTACTGGTCAAAACTTATTCACCATTACTAAATATACAGGATTCGATCCATTAGTAAACAGTCCTAAATCTTCTGGTGGTAACCAGTCTTTGGGTATCGATTATCCACGCTACCCAACAGCTCGCACCATCATCTTAGGTGTATCTCTAAAAATATAA
- a CDS encoding FecR family protein, with product MTKEEFFNLADKYAEGTASKEEISFFEEFLERMHEHQQSWNLEADEKIRLRILQKINKSIHKPQTNYKAYKGIRVGAIAASVLVLIFAGLFVYNLNKPVKPVKKLVELKVKKTERGQKSIIYLSDGTTIKLNAESELIYSSFAGQDVREVELKGEAFFDVARDTLHPFIVKTGNVKTQVLGTSFNINSYAENKDLKVTVATGKVQVSDTLNNQSVLLTPNEQASFNFESEALTKRTVDLQEYISWKDHIIYFNKVTINEAVAILEKWYGVTIQLENKAIGDCIISGKYSNDNLKNILDGIKYIKNIDYEFKSGQTIILKGKSCN from the coding sequence ATGACCAAAGAAGAGTTTTTCAACCTTGCTGACAAATATGCCGAAGGGACAGCTTCAAAAGAAGAGATTTCTTTTTTTGAAGAATTTCTAGAGCGGATGCATGAACATCAGCAAAGTTGGAATTTAGAGGCAGATGAGAAAATTCGATTAAGGATACTTCAAAAAATAAATAAAAGTATACACAAGCCTCAAACTAATTATAAAGCTTACAAAGGAATTAGAGTGGGAGCTATTGCTGCTTCTGTATTGGTTTTAATCTTTGCAGGTCTTTTTGTTTATAATCTTAATAAACCTGTAAAGCCTGTAAAAAAGCTCGTAGAGTTAAAGGTAAAAAAAACAGAAAGAGGTCAAAAAAGCATCATTTACCTGAGTGATGGAACAACTATAAAATTAAATGCTGAAAGTGAATTGATCTACTCAAGTTTTGCAGGACAAGATGTAAGAGAAGTTGAGTTAAAAGGAGAAGCATTTTTTGATGTAGCCAGAGATACTTTACATCCTTTTATAGTAAAAACAGGCAATGTAAAAACGCAAGTGTTAGGTACTTCTTTCAACATAAACAGTTATGCAGAAAATAAAGATTTGAAAGTAACTGTAGCCACGGGCAAAGTACAAGTTAGTGATACTTTAAATAACCAGTCAGTTTTACTGACACCAAACGAGCAAGCAAGTTTCAATTTTGAATCGGAAGCACTCACAAAAAGAACAGTTGATTTACAGGAATACATTTCTTGGAAAGATCACATCATATATTTTAATAAAGTAACCATAAATGAAGCTGTTGCCATTTTAGAGAAATGGTATGGAGTAACAATTCAGCTTGAAAATAAAGCCATTGGTGACTGCATAATTAGCGGTAAATACAGCAACGATAACCTAAAGAATATTCTTGATGGCATTAAGTACATCAAAAATATAGATTACGAATTCAAGTCCGGCCAGACAATCATATTAAAAGGAAAATCATGTAATTAA
- a CDS encoding RNA polymerase sigma factor yields MGAILFLQYFGHMLYANHKDFNNSSDQELFDLIKRGDQQAFNELFNRYWKSLYAFSFSTFQDSNLSEDATQEVFTSLWEKRQKLVVQNIRAYLFQAVKFQIAASIRKSRFTDLHIKTIDKINYIRDVEEQMNYQELDKKLENTLQELPERCRQIFYMSRFEHLSNQEIADKLNISKRTVENQISRALQKVSSAIETSYFIFLLVYYFVK; encoded by the coding sequence TTGGGTGCTATTCTTTTTTTACAGTACTTTGGCCACATGTTATATGCAAATCATAAAGACTTTAATAACTCTAGCGATCAAGAACTTTTTGATCTGATAAAGAGAGGTGACCAGCAAGCGTTTAATGAGCTTTTTAATCGCTATTGGAAGAGTCTTTATGCATTTTCTTTCAGTACTTTTCAAGATAGCAACTTATCTGAAGATGCCACCCAAGAGGTTTTTACTAGTTTGTGGGAGAAGCGCCAAAAACTAGTTGTACAGAATATAAGAGCATATTTATTTCAGGCAGTAAAGTTTCAGATTGCGGCGAGTATTAGAAAATCAAGATTTACCGATCTGCACATAAAAACCATCGATAAGATCAACTACATAAGAGATGTAGAGGAACAGATGAATTATCAGGAACTGGATAAGAAGCTAGAAAATACTTTGCAAGAATTACCAGAGAGATGTAGACAAATATTTTATATGAGTCGCTTTGAGCATTTGAGTAATCAGGAGATAGCAGACAAATTGAATATTTCTAAAAGAACAGTAGAAAATCAAATTAGCAGAGCGCTTCAAAAAGTAAGCAGTGCAATCGAAACCTCTTATTTTATCTTTTTACTGGTTTACTACTTCGTAAAATAA